One window of Rubrivirga sp. SAORIC476 genomic DNA carries:
- a CDS encoding DUF202 domain-containing protein translates to MPPYATVPEADLTLRDQLALDRTVLANERTLLAYLRTALALVAGGLTLLHFVDAAWAAVIGGAALPLSVVVGAYGAWRFTRTRRRLRAIGAS, encoded by the coding sequence ATGCCTCCCTACGCCACCGTCCCCGAGGCCGACCTGACGCTCCGCGACCAGCTGGCCCTCGACCGGACCGTCCTCGCCAACGAGCGGACCCTGCTCGCCTACCTCCGCACCGCGCTCGCACTGGTGGCGGGCGGCCTGACGCTGCTCCACTTCGTCGACGCGGCCTGGGCGGCTGTGATCGGCGGCGCGGCGCTCCCGCTCTCCGTCGTCGTCGGGGCCTACGGCGCGTGGCGCTTCACTCGGACGCGGCGGCGCCTTCGAGCCATCGGGGCGAGCTAG